One Candidatus Acididesulfobacter guangdongensis genomic window carries:
- a CDS encoding SIS domain-containing protein gives MPYSVGGNTSGISGKFFSDLIALPQKIEEILALNESIKNIANKYYKSTNFLYLGRGILSPIALEGALKLKEISYIHAEGYPSGEMKHGPIALIDENMPVMFLLSNSLLAPKTISNIEEIKARGGRVIALADYDPNIEGLSDLIKIPDTSEILSPILFTVPLQLFAYHIAAFKGTDIDQPRNLAKSVTVE, from the coding sequence ATGCCTTATAGCGTAGGAGGCAATACATCAGGCATTTCCGGTAAATTTTTTAGCGATTTGATTGCGCTGCCGCAGAAGATTGAGGAGATTCTGGCTTTAAATGAAAGCATAAAAAATATTGCGAATAAATATTATAAAAGTACGAATTTTTTATATCTCGGCAGAGGCATTTTATCTCCGATAGCTCTTGAAGGGGCATTAAAATTAAAAGAAATATCATACATTCACGCGGAAGGATATCCTTCCGGAGAAATGAAGCACGGACCGATAGCGCTTATTGACGAGAATATGCCGGTTATGTTTCTTTTGTCAAATAGCCTGCTTGCTCCAAAAACTATTTCCAATATAGAAGAAATTAAAGCAAGAGGCGGACGCGTTATAGCACTCGCAGATTATGACCCGAATATTGAGGGTTTATCAGATTTAATAAAAATTCCTGATACTTCTGAAATTTTAAGTCCTATATTATTTACGGTTCCGCTTCAACTTTTTGCATATCATATAGCCGCCTTTAAAGGTACGGATATAGACCAGCCAAGAAATTTGGCAAAAAGCGTGACGGTAGAATAA
- a CDS encoding ATP-dependent DNA helicase PcrA, producing MKKNMKHSDSHSSYAYLDGLNPEQLEAVKCTEGPLLILAGAGSGKTRVITLRALHLIETGKAKAYNILGVTFTNKAAKEMKERIKQLIIQHINAKPQSPSQTPSPSQSHIKTAADKINIADIADINTIEDTFYVDTEDTNAGINAAMEDAGVNADADAGAIADYYYDRQNNRQNSGELRLQLPEFSTFHSFCLKVLRKHASALGYNSSFVIMDDDDATKLLNASIKALNINEKIFTPVKVKYFIEKNKNSLITCEEAFSKVKPWDENLAKIYEEYQKRLKANNAMDFADMIFNTAKLFAGFPDITDYYSNRYKYIMVDEFQDTNLAQDKLIRLLCKNHNNICVVGDDDQSIYSFRGANVENILRFEDHFEGCRVIKLEKNYRSSKNILAAASSLVSENKRRKQKTLKTDKDTGSIITVYKAGSDISEAVYIAREIKRLVRFDGYAKSDIAILYRANRQSRIIEDMLLKENVAYNIYGGFKFYQRMEIKDILSYLRFAVNPKDTINFERSVQAVPIGIGEKTIKNMEETARQNNMDILESYKAGLFHVILKSKIKNIKNYFDLIEKARILIFSKKNSDNNVNGDEENIYNSAAAAININKEIYIYNGSGDGILNAASVINLIYKESGYEAMLKGLSDKTNDDNNAMNQNRIENIEELITASMEFEDITDFLDQSAINDEINNAGKLSDGSRSIGSDSSFVSLMTLHSAKGLEFPVVFLTGMEENTFPHSRSLMDQSAIEEERRLCYVGITRAKEKLYLTLSKRRKLGRDFSYNIPSRFLSEIPESCMEEILDDYDY from the coding sequence ATGAAAAAAAATATGAAACATTCTGATTCTCATTCAAGTTACGCCTACTTAGACGGTTTAAATCCTGAACAGCTTGAAGCTGTTAAATGCACAGAAGGACCTCTTCTCATACTTGCCGGTGCAGGTTCAGGAAAAACGCGGGTAATTACGCTCAGAGCGCTGCATCTTATAGAAACCGGCAAGGCAAAAGCATATAATATTCTCGGTGTTACGTTTACCAATAAAGCTGCTAAAGAAATGAAAGAAAGAATAAAGCAGTTAATTATTCAACATATAAATGCAAAACCACAATCACCATCGCAAACACCGTCACCATCGCAATCGCATATAAAAACCGCTGCCGATAAAATTAATATTGCCGATATTGCAGATATAAATACTATTGAGGATACTTTTTATGTCGATACGGAAGATACTAATGCGGGTATAAACGCAGCTATGGAAGATGCCGGTGTAAATGCAGATGCGGATGCCGGTGCTATAGCCGATTATTACTACGACAGACAGAATAACCGTCAAAATTCAGGCGAACTCCGGCTGCAGCTGCCGGAGTTTTCGACGTTCCATTCTTTCTGCCTTAAGGTTTTAAGAAAGCATGCCTCTGCGTTAGGCTATAATTCGTCTTTCGTTATTATGGACGACGACGATGCTACAAAACTGCTTAATGCTTCAATAAAAGCCCTTAATATAAACGAAAAAATATTTACGCCGGTAAAGGTAAAATATTTTATAGAAAAAAATAAAAATTCATTAATTACATGCGAAGAAGCTTTTTCGAAGGTCAAGCCGTGGGATGAAAATCTTGCGAAAATTTATGAAGAATACCAGAAAAGACTGAAAGCAAATAATGCTATGGATTTTGCGGATATGATTTTTAACACTGCCAAGCTGTTTGCCGGTTTTCCCGATATAACAGATTATTATTCAAATCGTTATAAATATATTATGGTTGATGAATTTCAGGATACTAATCTTGCACAGGATAAACTCATAAGGCTCTTATGTAAAAATCATAACAATATCTGCGTGGTAGGCGACGACGATCAGTCTATTTACAGTTTTAGAGGAGCTAACGTAGAAAATATATTAAGATTTGAAGACCATTTTGAAGGGTGCAGAGTAATAAAATTGGAAAAAAATTACAGGTCTTCAAAAAACATTCTGGCTGCCGCGTCAAGTTTAGTCAGCGAGAATAAAAGGAGAAAACAGAAAACCCTTAAAACCGATAAGGACACAGGCAGCATTATAACGGTTTACAAAGCCGGCAGCGATATAAGCGAAGCAGTCTATATAGCCAGAGAAATAAAAAGATTAGTAAGATTTGACGGCTATGCTAAATCAGATATAGCCATTTTATACAGGGCAAACAGGCAATCAAGAATTATAGAAGATATGCTTTTAAAAGAAAACGTCGCTTATAATATTTACGGCGGATTCAAATTTTATCAGAGAATGGAAATAAAAGATATTTTATCTTATCTCAGGTTTGCCGTTAATCCAAAAGATACAATCAATTTTGAAAGAAGCGTTCAGGCAGTGCCTATAGGTATAGGCGAGAAGACTATTAAAAATATGGAAGAAACCGCACGGCAGAATAATATGGATATATTGGAATCATATAAAGCAGGTCTGTTCCACGTTATTTTAAAGTCTAAAATTAAGAATATAAAAAATTATTTTGATTTAATTGAAAAAGCAAGGATACTGATTTTTTCAAAGAAAAATTCTGATAATAATGTTAACGGCGATGAAGAAAATATATATAATAGCGCCGCCGCCGCTATTAATATCAATAAAGAAATTTATATATACAACGGCAGCGGGGACGGAATATTAAATGCGGCATCGGTTATTAATCTTATCTATAAAGAATCGGGATACGAAGCCATGCTTAAAGGATTATCGGATAAAACAAACGACGACAATAATGCAATGAACCAGAACAGGATAGAAAATATAGAAGAGCTGATAACCGCATCAATGGAATTTGAAGATATTACCGATTTTTTAGACCAGAGCGCCATAAATGACGAAATAAACAACGCGGGAAAATTATCAGACGGAAGCCGCAGCATCGGCTCAGACAGCTCATTTGTTTCTCTGATGACGCTGCACAGCGCTAAAGGATTAGAATTTCCGGTAGTGTTTCTTACGGGAATGGAAGAAAATACCTTTCCGCATTCAAGATCGCTTATGGACCAGTCGGCAATAGAAGAAGAAAGAAGACTGTGCTATGTGGGTATAACAAGGGCAAAAGAGAAATTGTATCTGACGCTGTCAAAAAGAAGAAAACTTGGCAGGGATTTCAGCTATAACATACCTTCAAGATTTTTGTCCGAGATTCCGGAAAGCTGCATGGAAGAAATATTAGACGATTACGATTATTAG
- the gatA gene encoding Asp-tRNA(Asn)/Glu-tRNA(Gln) amidotransferase subunit GatA: MISLNNLTIHELHELLKNKETTSVEITNNYLEKIKQKDALLNSYLYVDFAGALEQAEQTDEYIKKIENALNTDFPYLTGIPLSIKDIFLMKGKKTTCASKILENFISPYDSTVVKKLKENNFVFLGKANMDEFAMGSSTENSAFKTTKNPWDIKRVPGGSSGGSAASVSADLCAGSFGTDTGGSIRQPASLCGVVGLKPTYGMVSRYGIIAFSSSLDQAGPIAKDVLDSAILLDAVAGFDGFDQTSRKFKIKKYSDIVKKADKSKVKGLKIGIPKEFLSEGLDSEILSNIQEIKNNLKELGAEIVEISLPDTAYSIAAYYVIATSEASSNLERYDGIRYGLRSVKNGPDNDIDSPVGLNNGSLDKRNHTNLEEIYINSRTAGFGNEVKRRIMLGTFALSAGYYDAYYKKAALIRKLIIKNYKDAFGKVDLIIGPTSPTAAFLIGEKANDPLSMYLSDIYTISVNLAYLPAMSIPSGITGKNNPNGAELPIGLQIIAPWCSEDKMLETAKIIEDIVDFRKKYQPNTNF, translated from the coding sequence ATGATATCTTTAAATAATCTTACAATTCACGAACTGCATGAACTTTTAAAAAACAAAGAGACAACAAGCGTCGAAATTACTAATAATTATCTTGAAAAAATAAAACAAAAAGACGCCTTGCTTAATTCTTACCTTTATGTCGATTTTGCCGGCGCACTTGAACAAGCCGAACAGACTGACGAATACATTAAAAAAATTGAAAATGCCCTTAATACGGATTTTCCTTATTTAACAGGCATTCCTCTATCAATTAAAGATATATTTTTAATGAAAGGCAAAAAAACGACATGCGCCTCAAAAATATTGGAAAATTTTATAAGCCCTTATGATTCGACAGTTGTAAAAAAATTAAAAGAAAATAATTTTGTTTTTCTCGGTAAGGCTAATATGGATGAATTTGCTATGGGTTCTTCCACTGAAAATTCTGCTTTTAAAACTACTAAAAATCCATGGGATATTAAAAGAGTCCCCGGCGGTTCAAGCGGAGGTTCCGCAGCAAGCGTCAGCGCCGATTTATGCGCCGGTTCGTTTGGAACGGACACGGGGGGATCAATCAGACAGCCGGCTAGTCTCTGCGGTGTAGTCGGTTTAAAACCCACTTACGGAATGGTTTCGAGATACGGTATTATAGCATTCAGTTCTTCTTTAGATCAGGCTGGTCCCATTGCTAAAGACGTCCTAGATTCTGCAATTTTACTTGACGCCGTAGCCGGCTTTGACGGGTTTGACCAGACATCAAGAAAATTTAAAATCAAAAAATATTCAGATATTGTAAAAAAAGCCGATAAATCAAAAGTAAAAGGTTTAAAAATCGGCATTCCAAAGGAATTTTTATCGGAAGGCTTAGACAGCGAAATATTGTCTAATATTCAGGAAATAAAAAATAATTTAAAAGAACTCGGAGCGGAAATAGTAGAAATTTCACTGCCGGATACGGCATACTCTATAGCGGCATACTATGTTATAGCGACAAGCGAAGCAAGCTCAAACCTTGAGAGATATGACGGAATAAGGTACGGCTTGCGTTCTGTCAAAAATGGTCCCGACAACGATATCGACAGCCCTGTCGGTCTTAACAATGGCAGCCTCGACAAACGCAATCATACAAACCTTGAAGAAATTTACATAAATTCTAGAACGGCAGGATTCGGCAATGAAGTTAAAAGAAGAATTATGCTTGGAACTTTTGCGCTTTCCGCTGGATATTACGACGCATATTACAAAAAAGCAGCCTTAATAAGAAAGCTTATTATTAAGAATTACAAAGATGCTTTTGGCAAGGTTGACTTGATAATCGGTCCTACTTCACCTACCGCCGCTTTTTTAATCGGAGAAAAGGCTAATGACCCTCTAAGTATGTATCTTTCCGATATATACACCATATCGGTAAATCTTGCTTATTTGCCAGCTATGTCCATACCGTCGGGTATTACAGGCAAAAATAATCCGAACGGCGCAGAATTGCCTATAGGATTGCAAATTATTGCTCCATGGTGCTCTGAAGACAAGATGCTGGAAACCGCTAAAATCATAGAAGATATAGTTGATTTTAGAAAGAAATATCAGCCTAATACGAACTTTTAA
- the gatB gene encoding Asp-tRNA(Asn)/Glu-tRNA(Gln) amidotransferase subunit GatB, with the protein MEYIDNSFEAVIGLEVHTQLLTKTKMFCSCPNVFGREPNSLVCPVCLALPGSLPVINFNAVKLAVKAALAINLHINQRSLFARKNYFYPDLPKGYQISQFQDPISSNGYLMIDIGGGMEKKIRINRLHIEEDAGKLIHTGFNSFVDLNRAGTPLAEIVSEPDLSSPAEAVAYLKDLRDIIVYLDISDGNMEEGSFRCDANVSVRKKGDTKLGTRTEVKNVNSFKFVEKALEYEINRQIELIRGGGKVIQETLLFNSKTGKTESMRGKEEAHDYRYFEEPDLPPLILTDGFIQEIKDSIGELPKAKRQRYINDYALSEYDAEVLTQYKDVANDFDELVEINNGKIDIKKIANWIINEWMLELKKRWSTDNNERVQERAAQHDENSIPIEKIINEDLINFKMEEIIKDRKYFFDMIMQVEDGKINRNGGRLVLYKLVENGKNGKVQTVEEIVAGLGLAQISDDKGIEDIIKQVLEENPKELSDYLGGKEKLFGFFVGAVMKKAKGKANPQKVNEILKKQLEKL; encoded by the coding sequence ATGGAATACATAGACAATTCTTTTGAAGCGGTAATCGGTCTTGAAGTTCACACTCAGCTTTTAACCAAGACGAAGATGTTCTGTTCCTGCCCAAACGTGTTCGGAAGAGAACCTAATTCTTTAGTATGTCCGGTATGTCTGGCGCTTCCGGGAAGTCTGCCGGTTATAAATTTTAATGCGGTTAAGCTGGCAGTCAAGGCGGCTCTTGCTATTAATTTACATATAAATCAAAGAAGTCTGTTTGCGAGAAAAAATTATTTTTATCCCGACCTTCCTAAAGGTTATCAGATTTCTCAATTTCAAGACCCTATTTCATCAAACGGATATTTAATGATTGATATCGGCGGAGGCATGGAAAAGAAAATTAGAATAAACCGCCTTCATATTGAAGAAGATGCCGGAAAACTAATACACACCGGTTTTAATTCTTTTGTAGATTTAAACAGAGCAGGAACACCGCTTGCCGAAATAGTTTCCGAGCCTGATTTAAGCTCTCCGGCAGAAGCGGTTGCCTATTTAAAAGACCTCAGGGATATCATAGTCTATCTTGACATATCAGACGGAAATATGGAAGAAGGGAGTTTTAGATGCGACGCTAACGTATCGGTCAGAAAAAAAGGCGATACAAAGCTGGGTACCAGAACGGAAGTTAAAAACGTTAATTCATTTAAATTTGTCGAAAAAGCGCTAGAATACGAAATCAACAGGCAGATAGAACTCATTCGCGGCGGCGGTAAAGTTATTCAGGAAACACTGCTATTTAATTCAAAAACAGGAAAAACCGAATCAATGAGAGGAAAAGAAGAAGCTCACGACTATAGATATTTTGAAGAGCCTGATTTGCCGCCGCTTATTCTGACGGACGGATTTATTCAGGAGATTAAAGATTCTATCGGCGAACTTCCTAAAGCGAAGCGGCAAAGATATATCAATGACTACGCCCTGTCGGAATATGACGCGGAAGTCTTGACGCAATATAAGGACGTTGCAAATGATTTTGATGAATTGGTTGAGATAAATAACGGTAAAATTGACATAAAAAAAATTGCAAACTGGATTATAAATGAATGGATGCTAGAGTTAAAAAAAAGATGGTCGACGGACAATAATGAACGTGTTCAAGAAAGAGCAGCGCAGCATGATGAAAATTCTATTCCTATTGAAAAGATTATAAATGAAGATTTGATTAATTTTAAAATGGAAGAAATAATAAAAGACAGAAAATATTTTTTTGATATGATAATGCAGGTCGAAGACGGGAAAATTAATAGAAACGGCGGGAGATTAGTTTTGTACAAACTTGTAGAAAACGGAAAAAACGGAAAAGTTCAGACCGTTGAGGAAATAGTTGCCGGTTTAGGGTTAGCCCAGATTTCAGACGACAAAGGAATAGAAGATATAATTAAGCAGGTATTAGAAGAAAACCCAAAAGAACTTTCCGATTATCTCGGCGGCAAAGAGAAACTTTTTGGATTTTTTGTAGGAGCTGTAATGAAAAAAGCAAAAGGAAAGGCAAACCCGCAAAAAGTGAATGAGATACTAAAGAAACAGCTTGAAAAGTTATAG
- the mtnA gene encoding S-methyl-5-thioribose-1-phosphate isomerase: protein MIDQRKLPDKVIYLKLKTYRDVIGAIKKMVVRGAPAIGVSAAFGLYIGAKDIAAKMGILSSGKNIDRRGANAELDVECSTGNKKKGCRTSNNIQTVINYSNNNSNNEDARDYEEFKIKFLKICDEMFKARPTAVNLEWAIKKMKKIVIGSDSSSISNILKTLREESVNIYNEDIEINKKMGKFGASLINDGSTILTHCNAGALATAGYGTALGVIRAAIEDKKKIKVIADETRPFLQGARLTAWELMSDNIPVTLIADNSAGLLMRKGMIDGVIVGADRIASNGDVANKIGTYQVAVLAKENNIPFYVAAPLSTIDLNIKSGEEIPIEERDGKEVSAVFGKQIAPENVDVLNYAFDITPNKYISAIITEEGIAKSPYNKSIAELFKKLKN from the coding sequence ATGATAGACCAGAGGAAACTTCCCGACAAGGTTATCTATCTAAAGCTAAAAACATATAGAGATGTAATCGGCGCAATTAAAAAAATGGTCGTCAGAGGCGCTCCTGCAATAGGTGTTTCAGCAGCATTCGGGCTATATATCGGCGCTAAAGATATTGCCGCAAAAATGGGGATTTTAAGCAGCGGCAAAAATATCGACAGACGCGGCGCTAATGCTGAGCTCGACGTTGAATGCAGCACCGGCAATAAAAAAAAAGGCTGCAGGACATCAAATAACATTCAAACTGTAATCAATTACAGCAATAATAACAGTAATAATGAGGATGCCCGTGATTACGAAGAGTTTAAAATAAAATTTTTAAAGATATGCGATGAGATGTTTAAGGCAAGACCCACCGCCGTTAATTTAGAATGGGCAATAAAAAAAATGAAAAAAATTGTTATCGGAAGTGATAGCAGCAGCATAAGTAATATATTAAAAACATTAAGAGAAGAATCTGTAAATATTTATAATGAAGATATTGAAATAAACAAAAAAATGGGCAAATTCGGCGCATCGTTAATTAATGACGGTTCTACAATTTTAACCCACTGCAATGCAGGTGCGTTAGCCACCGCCGGTTATGGCACCGCGCTTGGCGTTATAAGAGCTGCTATCGAAGACAAAAAGAAAATTAAAGTCATCGCCGATGAAACGAGACCGTTTCTGCAGGGCGCAAGATTAACGGCATGGGAACTTATGAGCGACAATATACCCGTTACTCTTATTGCGGACAACTCTGCGGGACTGCTGATGCGTAAAGGAATGATTGACGGAGTGATAGTAGGCGCTGACAGGATAGCATCAAACGGAGATGTTGCTAATAAAATAGGCACATATCAGGTTGCCGTTCTTGCAAAAGAAAATAATATACCGTTTTATGTTGCCGCTCCGCTTTCTACAATTGATTTAAATATTAAATCCGGAGAAGAAATTCCGATTGAGGAAAGAGACGGAAAAGAAGTATCTGCCGTATTCGGAAAACAAATAGCTCCTGAAAACGTCGATGTATTGAATTACGCATTCGATATTACTCCTAACAAGTATATTAGTGCAATTATCACGGAAGAAGGTATAGCTAAGTCTCCGTATAATAAATCAATTGCGGAATTATTCAAGAAGTTAAAAAATTAG
- a CDS encoding branched-chain amino acid transaminase, with protein sequence MAKTAAKAKKNSDVETVKTEGISPFNGSKVWMDGKFVDYSDANISVNSHSLHYGLGAFEGIRCYETSHGGSAVFRLKEHIDRLFNSSHILQITVPFSKEEIFNAVVELVKVNKFKECYIRPIVYIGDGGGLGIFIKEYDVKVSISAWVWGAYLGEEALRGGIRAKVSSYARFHVNTFMGMSKSTGQYINSILAKKEVVAAGYDEAIMLDTSGFVCEASGENIFIYSGGYIKTPPLSSVLPGITRDGAIEVIQNEMKIPVKEERITRDELYIADEVFLTGTAAEITPVREIDDRKIGKGKAGNVALELQDMFFKIVKGENKKYSKWLTKV encoded by the coding sequence ATGGCAAAAACGGCAGCTAAGGCTAAAAAAAACAGCGATGTTGAAACTGTTAAGACGGAAGGAATCTCTCCATTTAACGGTTCTAAAGTTTGGATGGACGGAAAATTTGTTGATTACAGCGACGCAAATATTTCAGTAAATTCTCATAGTTTGCATTACGGGCTTGGCGCATTTGAGGGTATTCGCTGCTACGAAACATCGCATGGCGGTTCTGCCGTATTCAGATTAAAAGAACATATAGATAGACTATTTAATTCAAGCCATATTCTTCAAATTACAGTCCCTTTTTCTAAAGAAGAGATTTTTAATGCTGTTGTTGAGTTGGTAAAAGTCAATAAGTTTAAAGAATGCTACATTAGACCCATAGTCTATATCGGAGACGGCGGCGGATTAGGGATTTTTATTAAAGAATACGACGTAAAGGTCTCAATTTCTGCGTGGGTCTGGGGAGCTTATCTCGGAGAAGAAGCATTGAGAGGCGGCATAAGGGCAAAAGTTTCTTCTTATGCAAGATTTCATGTAAATACTTTCATGGGAATGTCAAAATCTACCGGTCAGTATATAAACTCGATACTTGCCAAAAAAGAAGTGGTAGCTGCAGGATATGATGAAGCAATAATGCTTGATACTTCAGGTTTTGTGTGTGAAGCCAGCGGAGAAAATATTTTTATTTATTCAGGCGGATATATTAAAACCCCGCCGTTGTCGTCGGTTCTGCCCGGAATTACAAGAGACGGCGCAATAGAAGTTATTCAGAATGAGATGAAAATACCGGTAAAGGAAGAAAGAATAACCAGGGATGAGTTGTATATTGCAGACGAGGTTTTTTTAACGGGAACTGCTGCAGAAATTACCCCTGTAAGGGAAATTGACGACAGAAAGATAGGTAAAGGAAAGGCAGGCAATGTTGCATTAGAACTGCAGGACATGTTTTTTAAAATAGTCAAAGGAGAAAATAAGAAGTATAGTAAATGGCTGACTAAGGTTTAA
- a CDS encoding glycosyltransferase family 2 protein: protein MTKKTNTYENIITAASANTNKYAETGMTGAAAAAAKTTATAAANIANKADKPSLSIVIPAFNEEKRIKYTISKLRTFLKLKKFNYEIIAVDDGSTDNTINALKDISNADLRIITITKSGKGAAVKSGVLAANYEYIFFMDADLSTDEQEISRFINIFKNEPDVDVIIGSRYLPENSTIIQPPFRNMVGKTFSLLKSQLLGLNYYDSQCGFKAFRKEAAQKIFSKVTVKGFSFDVEVLYIAELNKIKVKEIGVEWCHRTGGHVNIMIDSIPMILDLFKIYLKKNYYLNQQ, encoded by the coding sequence ATGACGAAAAAAACAAATACCTACGAAAATATAATCACAGCCGCATCCGCAAATACAAATAAATACGCTGAGACCGGTATGACCGGCGCAGCAGCAGCTGCAGCTAAAACAACGGCAACGGCAGCTGCAAACATTGCGAATAAAGCGGACAAACCTTCATTGTCGATAGTAATACCGGCTTTTAATGAAGAAAAACGGATAAAATATACAATATCAAAATTACGAACTTTTTTAAAGCTAAAAAAATTCAACTATGAAATTATTGCCGTTGACGACGGAAGTACCGACAATACTATCAATGCGTTGAAAGATATTTCAAATGCAGATTTAAGAATTATCACAATTACAAAAAGCGGTAAAGGCGCAGCTGTTAAATCAGGAGTGCTCGCGGCAAACTATGAATATATTTTTTTTATGGATGCGGATTTATCAACCGATGAACAGGAAATATCAAGGTTTATAAATATATTTAAAAATGAACCTGATGTTGATGTTATAATAGGCTCAAGGTATTTGCCGGAAAATTCTACGATAATTCAGCCTCCGTTTAGAAATATGGTCGGAAAAACATTCAGCCTGTTAAAATCGCAATTGCTAGGTCTGAATTATTACGATTCGCAATGCGGATTTAAAGCGTTCAGAAAAGAAGCGGCGCAAAAAATATTTTCAAAAGTAACCGTTAAAGGCTTTTCTTTTGACGTTGAAGTACTTTATATTGCGGAATTAAATAAAATAAAAGTTAAAGAAATAGGAGTAGAATGGTGTCATAGGACAGGGGGTCATGTAAATATTATGATTGATTCGATACCTATGATTCTTGATTTGTTTAAAATATATCTTAAAAAAAATTATTATCTCAATCAACAATGA
- a CDS encoding polysaccharide deacetylase family protein → MNYFKRKFIILLYHKIGDYPEKAKFPGLYVSEKNFDKQIKYLKNKGYVFLTLSEMKQLYDNEYYSDLNNLNSDSGNYNFAADASKNEKNKFVSITFDDGSRSIYTKGLKIIKNNNVNATVFMVSDLIGDVNVWDIKNGEIKDEMLKPDELREMIKAGIEIGAHTRTHPHLTMIPEENAYEEILDSKKILEEKLNININFFAYPYGDYNESVKKLVAKAGFEGAVITKTGIVKNNADFFALRRVAIRHNTDFFKFKKKIFKVKYFY, encoded by the coding sequence ATGAATTATTTTAAAAGAAAGTTTATTATTTTGCTTTATCATAAAATAGGTGATTATCCAGAAAAAGCCAAATTCCCGGGGCTATATGTAAGCGAAAAAAATTTTGACAAACAGATTAAATATTTAAAAAATAAAGGATATGTTTTTTTGACGCTCAGTGAAATGAAACAGCTTTACGACAATGAATATTATTCTGATTTGAATAATTTAAACTCAGATTCAGGCAATTATAATTTTGCCGCAGATGCATCAAAAAATGAAAAAAATAAATTTGTATCAATTACTTTCGACGACGGCTCAAGGTCTATTTATACAAAAGGACTAAAAATTATAAAAAACAATAATGTAAATGCAACCGTTTTTATGGTTTCAGATTTAATAGGAGATGTAAATGTCTGGGATATTAAAAACGGAGAAATTAAAGATGAAATGCTCAAACCGGACGAACTTCGGGAGATGATAAAAGCCGGTATAGAAATTGGAGCGCACACAAGAACGCATCCGCATTTAACTATGATTCCGGAAGAAAATGCTTACGAAGAAATTTTGGATTCAAAAAAAATTCTTGAAGAAAAATTAAATATTAATATTAATTTTTTTGCCTATCCTTACGGCGATTACAACGAAAGTGTAAAAAAATTAGTCGCAAAAGCCGGATTTGAAGGCGCGGTTATAACTAAAACAGGTATAGTAAAAAATAATGCCGATTTTTTTGCGTTAAGAAGGGTGGCTATAAGGCACAACACGGATTTTTTTAAATTTAAAAAGAAAATATTTAAAGTAAAATATTTTTATTAA